One genomic segment of Bombyx mori chromosome W, ASM3026992v2 includes these proteins:
- the LOC134201695 gene encoding uncharacterized protein LOC134201695 produces MDEIMKALKVIQLELDDHKKAIRESGENVTQQVTQNINKILEEKFFALEEKHEKLKEIVDNQEKRISFLEKQARQRNIVFFGIEELESSYDILGKNMLKWLEQHFSVKLTYSDLQEVKRLGKKNDRPRPVVVSFLNLDMKIKIFKQKRALQDTGYYMKEDYPKQVLEKRKQLQEQLKIEREKGNMAFLKYDKLVIPKQTSKRKLSPSPTKPTEDTPKEINTQTKKKNKPQSQHDPMARRTHSTSERVIKPGMLNFLTNKNTTIDKEISKNKA; encoded by the coding sequence ATGGATGAAATTATGAAAGCTCTAAAAGTAATCCAACTGGAATTAGACGATCACAAAAAAGCTATTAGAGAAAGTGGTGAAAACGTGACGCAACAAGttacacaaaatataaataaaatattagaggAAAAATTTTTTGCCCTAGAAGAGAAAcatgaaaaattaaaagaaatagtaGATAATCAGGAGAAAAGAATCAGCTTTCTAGAAAAGCAAGCCAGACAAAGAAATATAGTTTTCTTCGGCATCGAAGAACTGGAATCTTCATATGATATCCTAGGAAAAAATATGCTTAAATGGTTAGAACAACATTTCTCAGTCAAACTAACCTATAGCGACCTACAAGAAGTTAAAAGACTAGGAAAGAAAAACGATAGACCACGTCCAGTAGTGGTATCTTTCTTAAACCTGGACATGAAGATCAAAATCTTTAAACAAAAAAGAGCACTGCAAGACACAGGTTACTATATGAAAGAAGACTACCCTAAACAAGTCTTAGAAAAGAGGAAACAACTACAAGAACAGttaaaaatagagagagaaaaaGGAAACATGGCTTTCCTAAAATATGATAAACTGGTCATACCTAAACAAACATCTAAAAGAAAGCTTTCTCCTTCACCAACAAAACCTACCGAGGACACGCCAAAGGAaataaacacacaaacaaaaaagaagAACAAACCACAATCACAGCACGATCCCATGGCGAGAAGAACACACAGTACCTCAGAAAGAGTAATTAAGCCGGGCATGCTAAACttcttaacaaataaaaacactacAATTGATAAAGAAATCTCCAAAAACAAGGCATAG